GTCACTTGCAACTTGTGATGCAGTTAAAAGAAACCGGATTCCCGATGATCGTGGTGGTCACGATGGCCGATCTTCTTCGCCGTGAAGGCATTGAGATCGACATGGATTACTTGCGTAAAACTTTGGGCTGTCCTGTTTTGCAATTTGATGGCTTGTTGGCTGGGGGGCTTAAAGAAATCGTTGCTGAAGCGAAAAAGCTGACGATCACAAAAACACCCTCTCGCCCCGTTCCTTGGGGATTTGAACTTCAAGAAAAAAAACTTCAAGAGTGTGAGCAAATCGCGAAAGAAGCGCTCACTCATAAAACCGATCATGCTCAAGATCGCTTAAATAAAATTGTTGAAACAACTGAAAAGTTGGACCGCGTTCTTTTGCATCCGGTTCTGGGGTTCCTATTTTTTATTCTCATTATGGGTGGATTGTTTTCGTGTGTCTTCTGGCTCGCAACACCGTTCATGGATCTGATTGACGGCTGGTTTACGTCACTTAATGAAATCGTCGCAGGATGGGGACCAGGAACTCTGTGGGCGGATTTTTTAGCTAATGGTGTTGTTTCCAGTTTCTCGGCGTTTCTTGTTTTTATTCCGCAGATCTTTATTCTCTTTATGGGAATCGGAATTTTAGAAAGTACAGGTTACTTGGCGCGTGCGGCGACTTTGATTGATCGCCCTTTTTCGGCCTTGGGCATGAGCGGGCGTTCGTTTGTTCCAATGCTTTCAGGTTTTGCGTGCGCAGTGCCTGCCATTATTGCGACTCGTAATATCCCTTCTAAAAAAGACCGCATGATCACACAGTTTGTGATTCCATTGATGAGCTGTTCGGCTCGTCTACCTGTGTATGCGCTATTTATTGCATTTTTATTTCATGGACAGTCGGCTTTGAAGGCGGGCTTGGCTCTTGCGGCTTTGTACTTAGGCTCGATCGTTATTGGGTCTTTTGCTGCAGGTGTTGTCAGCAGATTTATTCCAAAAACCGCAAACGATCCATCTCTGTTTATGATGGAGCTTCCCATCTATCGCCGTCCGAAAGTTCGAGTCTTGCTTCGCCAGTCTTGGACTCGCACCTTATCTTACGTGAAACGAGCGGGACCTGTGATCTTCACATTTGCCGTGATTGTCTGGGCGGGAACGACCTTCCCTCATTATCAGTTGGAAGACGCACATCAAAAATTAGAGCAAAGTTACGTCGGACAATTAGGAAAAGCTATTGAGCCAGTCATGCATCCCATGGGTGTTGATTGGCGCGTGGGTGTGGGCTTGATCTCGGCTTTTGCGGCCCGTGAAGTTTTCGTTTCTTCTTTAGCCTTAACCTTCAATATCACTGATACAAATGAAGATACTCAGCAACAAGCTCTTCTGACTCAGATGAGTACCGCCGTGAATTCTGCGGGCGAAAAAATATTTACGGTGAGTTCTGTGATTGGTCTTATGATTTTCTTCTTAATTGCTTTGCAGTGTATGTCCACAGTCGGTGTGCAAATTCGTGAAAGTGGTTCTTGGAAGTTTGCAGTCACACAGCTTATCGCCTTTAACGTCTTTGCCTATGTTCTTGTCGTTCTGCTAGTTCAAGGATTAAGAGCTATAGGTGTTTCGTAGGGGGTTCTCCACCCCCACGGTGTGTTTTCATTGCTCTCCGTATCATTCATGATCCTCATCATCCTTACCGGAGGAGGAGCGCCGTATTCATAAAAACAGGAATTTTTTTAAAAGGAGTTTTTATGAAACTGTCAGCGATCGTATTTTCTGTATTTTTAGGTCTTGGGGTTCTAGCAAATGCCGAGACTCCTGTTCAGTCTCAAAGAGAAGTTCAGATTGGTATCAGTGGCGTTTACGTTCCGGGCGGATTTGATTCTGCATCGGATGTATACGTTGTCGTTAATGGCGTTTTTCAAAATGGTTGTTACAAGTGGAAACGTGCTGAAGTTAACCACAGAGATGATTTCACCCACCAAGTTAAATCAATAGCTTCTGTGTCTGAAGGCGGGATGTGCGTTATGGTCCTCGTACCTTTTCAGAAAGAAGTTCGTCTAGGAAAATTTCTTGCGGGCAAACACATTTTGCGATTTGAAAACGGCGACGGAACTTATCTAGAAAAAACTTTGCTGGTCGAATAAGGTCAAACCGAAACAAGGAAAGATCTATGAGAAAGACTTTTTGTTTGTGTTTTTTAGTTCTTTCTTCTTGTTCCCCCAAATCCGATTTTGTTCCTGTTGAATGGCGACAAGGCGGCGGCGAAGAAGCTCTTCAGGGGCTGTCTTCGCTTGACCTTTCTCATGAGAAAATAATTAAGTCCCTCGATCAAAGCATTGTGTTTCAACAGCAAGAAATTTCGGGCGTTCCTATTGAAAATGCCTTCGTAAAAAAGCTGCGCAACAAAGCTGGGGAAAATGTTCTGATAAGAGCTCTTGTGTCTTTTAATCAAAAAAAAATGGAACAACTGAAAGTTGCGGATTTTCTAAAAAACCGGGATCGTTTGAGGCAGGATCTACAATCGGCTTTTCCTGTTTTTCGTCGTTATAAACCTGAGGTCATCGAAGTCATTGTCGTGGCTCGCGGAACTTTCTACGAACCCTTGTGGCGCGTTGTCTACGCAGATTCTCAAGGTGTCTCTTGGGAAGTTCGTTTGAATAACCATCTTCAGGTGCAGGGGGTAAAGAGAGTCGGATCGCAATTTCACGATACGGTGGCCTCCGTTTTTCCCCAAGGACCGAAAAGATCCCACATCCAGGACGTCACATTCAAGAATTTAAGTGCAGAGCCCGCTTTGGCAAATGCGCGCCTTTGGGTTGGCTCCCAAGCTGCACTAAAAGTATCCAGCACGAAGGAGCCTTTAAAATTTAATCCGACCGATGCGCGTTTTGACCAAGTTCAGGTATTTTATTATTTAGATGAATCCTTAAGCTGGTTTGAATCTCAGTTGGGCTTTAAGATTCCTTTTCAGCTGCAAACGGAAGTGCATGTCGGCGCTCCGGAAAAAACAAATTCGGCTTTTTATTATCAAGGAAAAATTCGTCTGGGCGAAGGGGATGGAGAAACCTATTCGCACATTTCTCAGGATCCATCGATTGTCATTCACGAGAGTGTTCATGCGCTTGTCGATTCTATTGCTCATCTTCCTTTTGAGGGAGAAGGCGGATCGATTAACGAAGGATTTGCGGATTTTCTGACCGCCATGCAATTAGGACATCCAAATATGGGAGAGGTGGCTTATTTGAAAGGACCTTTTCGCCGATCCGTTGTGAATGATGTAAAGATCTCAGATAAAAATGGCGGACTTTATCATGATTCAGGAATTGTAAGTGGCGTTTTGTGGGATCTGAAAGAGCGTTTGGGATTCCAAAAAGCTTTGAGGATATCAATGCTGACGCTCAATCAGTTGGTGCCTAATAGTGACCTTAACGATTTTTTCTTCTGCCTTAATGAATCCCTTGTGACGGAAGTAAAAAACCAAGAAGAGCTGAATGCCACTAAGCAAATTCTTTTCAAACGGGGATTCACGGCCAGGTAAAATATTTTGTTTTGAGCAAAATACTTTTAAAAGCCGAGAACCTTTTGAGAGCATCTTAGCAGCTCCTCTTGAAACTCTGGATCTGCGATCGCAATAAGCGCTTCCACGCGTTCTTTCAGCGTTTTGCCATATAAGTGGGCGATGCCATGCTCGGTGACCACATAGTGAACATGGGCGCGGGTGGTGGTGACCCCGGCTCCTTCTTTAAGAAAGGGTACAATTTTACTTTGCCCTTTAGAGGTTTTGGAAGGTAAGGCGATGATCGGTTTTCCACCGGGAGACAAGGCGGCTCCTCGCATGAAATCCATTTGCCCACCGATGCCCGAGTAGATGCGTGAACCAATGGAATCCGCGCACACTTGCCCAGTAAGATCCACTTCGATGGCGCTATTGATGGCGACAACCTTGGGGTTTTGTCGGATGATATGCGAGTCGTTAGTATAGGCCGCGTCCATCATCACAACCATGGGATTGTTATCGATAAAGTCATATACTTTTCTAGATCCTAAAACAAAACTGGAAACGATCTTCCCGCCCATACGTGCCTTAAAGCGGTTTGAAATCGCACCGGTCTTGTAAAGATCAACAAGACCGTCTGAAAACATTTCTGTGTGGACTCCTAGATCTTTATGTCCTGTTAACGCCCGTAGGGTCGCATCCGGAATAGCGCCAATTCCCATCTGCAAAGTGGCTCCATCTTCAATAAGGCTTGCGACATTGCGTCCGACACGAATTTCAATGTCACTGGTTTCTGTCCGAGGCGCGATATAAAGCTCTTCGTCGACCTCAACGGCATAGTGAATTTTGCTGAACTCTATTTGCGCGTCACCAAAAGATCTTGGAACTTTGGGATTCACCTGCGCAATAACAACTTTGGCAGTTCGAACGGCTGAAATTGAAATATCCACGGAAGGACCGAGGCTGCACATACCGTGATTATCCGGAGGCGAGACTTGCACTAAAGCAACATCTAAAGGAACAGCGCCACTGTAAAATAAATGAGGAATTTCGCTTAAAAACATCGGCACAAAAATGGAGTTTAAGTTTTTACGTGTGTGACGAAGATTCCCGCCATTGAAAAAACTGTGGACGTCGAAGCTCTCTTCAAGTTCCGGAGCCGCATAGGAACAATCTCCCTCGGTGTGAATAGAATATATTTTTACACCTTGTACTTCAGGCGCGCGGGCAGTTAAAGCCTTCACTAAGCGCTGTGGAGTTGCTGCGGCCGTTTGAATAAAAACACCGTGTCCGGATTTAACAACTTTCAGAGCTTCTTCTGCGGATACAAACTGAGTCATGACAATCTCCCTGTCGCAGTCTACTTTCTTTCATTTTAGCAAACAACATCTCAATATCTCCGCCTCCCGGGTGGAGATAAATTAATTTCATTGAATTTTAAATAGGGAAATTTAAGCTTAAGCGCAGCGGAGGAAATTACATGAGATTTTCGATTGGCATCCTGATTTTGGGAGTCGTTTGTTCATTGGCAAAGGCTGAAGTTAAACCTTATATGGATCAAATGCTTCAGCAAATTTACGTTCTTAAGCCTTATATCGTTTCAGATGCCGAATATCGCGATCCTAAAAATTTTCAAATAGTTGATGAGGCGCTAAAAAAGATGGGCGACCTCAGCGAGAAAATTTCTCATGAAAATAAAATACGTCAGTCGGGATTTGCCGTTTCCGGAAAAGTTTTAAATCAGCAGCTGCGTGAAACTGAATTGGTGTACCGCACGGGAAATAAAGATTATTCGCTGTGGATGCTGCGTTCGACTTTAAGCGTTTGTATGTCCTGTCATACACAGCTTCCCTCTGCTTCCACGAAATTTGATTTCTCCCAAAAAGATCACTATCTGACTAAGCCGTTTGATGAAGCGGAGTTTTTATTTATTGTTAGAAACTTTGATAAAGCCATCCCATTGTATGATCAGGTGCTTAATGGTTTTCCAAAGAATGGAACAGCGGCGGACAATTTGGAGAAGGCTCTTGCCAGAAAAGTGTATTACTTTGTTCGTGTCAAAAGGGATTTTAAGGGACTTAGTGATTCATTAAATGAGAACGAAAAGAATAAAAATCTTCCGCCCTTTATTGTAAAGAAAATTGCGGGTCTAAAAAAAGCCAGCAGCTCTCTTGCAAAAGAGTCTTTTCCTTCTTTTTCGGAAAATCAGCAAGATGAAGTGCGCGACTATGCAGAAAAGAACTTAAAAAAGGAACTGCACGGGGAGTTTGAGATTACACCAGAAAGAGAGCTTTCTTATCTGCGAACGGCGTCTGTTCTATATAAATATCTAGAGCAATATCCAGACACTCCGTTAAAGCCAGAGATTTTGTATTGGCTCTCTTTCTGTGAAAGACGTTTGGACAAGAAAGCTTTTTATTCGCTCCCAGAGCTTTACCTAAAACAATGCGTTTTAGAATATACAAAGTCCCGCATTGCTCCAGCCTGTTTGAAGGAGTACCAAGACTTAGTCACTTTAGCTTACACAGGAACTTCAGGGGTTCATCTTCCTAAGGACGTGGAGCGCGAATTAAAAAGCATGCAAGAGATGGTTGCGAAAATCCACAACCAATCTAAATAAAACTACCTTGCCTCCAGCTCTTTATACAAAGCGAGGGTTTTTGTAAGAGTTTGATTCCAGGAGTGTTGCCCCAAGGTCCATTGCCGGGCCGTGGCTCCTTGTTGAGGAACCTGATCGGGGTTTTGAATATAAAATCGCAAGGCTTCACTGAGACTCTTGGCGTTGCGTGGCTCTGTTAAAAATCCGCGTTCATTTTTTCCAACTTGTTCTGTTGTTCCCCCGGCATTTGTGCCAATGGCAGGTTTTTCCATCAACATAGAGTCAAGAACACTCAATGAATAAGTTTCGTTGTAAGACGCTAGAATGAATACGTCCAAAATATCAATATAAGGAATGAAGTTCTTTTGGAACGGCACGCGGTGCAAGTGACCTTTTAAGCGAGGCTCGGAGGCTTTTTGGTTGATCCACTCGGACAATTCCAACGATTGAGTTTCGTAAGTCAATTGACCTTCAGAATTTTTCCCCAAGATTGTCGGATCACCCACGATCACCATGTGAATTTTTTTAATTTCTTCATCGCTGAGATAGTCTAAAGCTTCAACGAGTTCACGAACACCTTTGCCCGCATCAATACGGCAAAGAGTTCCAAAAACTAAATCACTTTGAGCAAAACCCATCTTTGCCCGCAGTTCTTCGCGTTGGACAGGGTTTGTATGATAGTCTTCTGTCTTACGTCCATAGCGCATCAAACGCAGTTTCTCAGGCGCAATAGGAAAGTTCTTGCGAGCTTCGCTAAGCACCCATTCAGAAGAACTGCACAAGGCATCCACTTTCGAAAAAAGCCAGCGATGAACCAGGTCTTTTTTCGGTAGAGCATTCATGTAGAGATTGTAGACATGCTTTGGAACGGCAGAGTTCCAGCGCGACAAAGCACAGCACCACATATCAATACGGGTGTGAGAGTGCAGGTGAGTGATCTTGTGCTCGCGGCTGATTTTTCGAATCAGCAAAGCCGCTTTGAATTTTGAAATTTTCTTTTCTGGAAACGTGATCAACTCGACATCGGAATGACGAAGTTCCTCAGCGACGCGTGAGTGAGCAGAGCAAAACACGCGTTGATTCACGCCGGCTTTTGCCAGGTTTTGAATCAGCTCCACAGTGTAAAGCTCAAGTCCACCCCAAGAAAGGGACTGGATGCAGTGAAGAACTCTTACTTCGCCCATAGTTTTTTATAATGCTCAATCGTGCGAAGAAGTCCTTCTTGTTCAAACTTCACTTTCGGCGTCCAGCCAAGTTCCTTCTGCGATTTGCCAAAGTTGATCGCATAGCGGAAGTCGTGACCTTTGCGGTCTTGAACAAAGTTTAATAAACTCTCGGGCTTTCCAAGTTGTTTTAAGATCAACTTTGCCACATCCAGGTTCTGTCTCTCGGAATCGCCGCCTAAGTTGTAAACTTCGCCGGCCTTGCCGTTCGTGAAAGCCTTCCAAACGCCTTCATTGTGGTCATCGACGTAAATCCAATCGCGGATGTTCATGCCAGTTCCATAGATCGGCATGGGTTCATTTGCCATCGCACGCTTGATCATCAAAGGAATAAACTTTTCTTCCACTTGGTAAGGACCGTAGTTGTTCGAGCAGCGAGTGATTACGACAGGGAGCTTGTAAGTTTCAAAGAACGCACGGCACATCAAATCCGCACTGGCTTTCGAAGCGCTGTAAGGACTGTTCGGCGCAAGGGGAGTGTCTTCAGTAAAGGCAGGATCTTCCATTTGCAAAGTTCCATACACTTCATCGGTGCTGACTTGCAGATATTTGAACGAACTGTTTTTCTCAAACAAAGAAAGGCTTTCTTTCAGAAGATTCAAAGTTCCAAGAACATTTGTTTCAACAAAGATGTTGGGACTTTCAATGGAGCGGTCTACGTGAGATTCAGCGGCGAAATTCAAAACACCAGAGAACTGATATTTTTTAAAAAGCTCATGCATCTTGTGAGCGTCACGAATGTCTTCCTGATAAAACTTCAAATGCGAATGCGCATCCAGCTCCGGCTGAATATTTCCCAGGCGTCCTGCGTAAGTCAACGCATCCACTATCACAAAATCATACTTTGCTTTTACGTCTTCGCGGCAGGCAATCGTCTTAACGAAATTAGTTCCAATAAATCCGGCACAACCGGTCAGTAAAACAGTCTGCTTCATAGTTCCTCAGAAATAATTTTTTCAAGATAAGAGCGGTAAGAACACTTCGGAAGTTCGTTCGTGATTTTTTGTAACTGCGCCAAAGTAATAAACTTCATGCGGTACGCGATTTCCTCAAGGCAAGCCACTTTCAAACCCTGACGTTCTTCAATCGCGCCAATAAATGCGGCAGCATCGAGCAAAGATCTTGGTGTTCCCGTATCAAGCCATGCAAGACCACGATACATCATCTCAACGCCAAGCTTACCTTCGTTATGATAAGACAAAATTAAATCCACGATCTCTGTTTCGCCACGAGGAGAAGGTTTCAAAGACTTCGCGCGTTTTGCCACAGTTTTATCAAACAAATAAAGTCCTGGGACCGCAAAATTAGATTTTGGATTTTGCGGTTTTTCTTCGATGGATTTTACTTTTTTAGAATTCTTATCAAACTCAACAACACCATAAGCGCGAGGATCCGCGACATAGTATGCGAACACACGACCATGAAGATCATCTTGCATAGCTTCTTGTGATTTGATCGCGGCACGGAAGAAATCTAAGTCCCCGTAAAACAAATTATCGCCCAAGATCAAGCACACGTTGTCGTTGCCAATAAAGTCTTCACCTAAAACGAATGCTTCAGGAAGACCGTTTGGCTTTTCTTGGATCTTATAAGAAAGTTTAATGCCGAACTGAGAACCATCGCCCAAAAGTTTTTGAAACAACGGTTGGTCATCTGGGGTTGTGATAAGCAAAATATCTTTGATTCCGCCAAGCATTAGAATACTTAGAGGATAATAAATCATCGGCTTGTCATACACCGATTGAAGTTGCTTCGTCATAACCCGAGTCATCGGGTAGAGGCGAGAGCCGGCTCCTCCGGCAAGGATAATACCCTTCATTGATTACCTCTTAAAGAAAGAATGGATTTTTTCAAGAACCAAAGCCGCGTCTTGGGAGCTTAAATCTGCAAACATCGGAAGACGCAAAAGACGGTTGGCATGATCGTCCGTGACTTTCATAGAACCCGATACGCGGCCGTACTTCACACCCGCAGGCGCCGAATGCAAAGGCACGTAGTGAGTCGTCGACTGAATGCCAGCCTCTTTAAGATAACTCCAAAGAGCCGCACGAACTTCTGCGGAATTTAAAAGGAAATAATAAATATGCGCATTGGCCTTGCAATCAGCAGGCACAGTCATGCGTTGCAAGTGACCTTGTTTTTCAAGATCAGCAAGACCTGCATGGTATTGATTCCAAATCGCTAAACGTTTTGCCGTGATCGCTTCGCCTTCTTCTAGTTGCGAAAGAAGAAAAGCGGCCGACAGTTCAGAAAGCAGATAAGAAGACCCTTTGTCCTGCCATGTGTACTTGTCTACTTGGCCATTTAAAAACTGCTGACGATTGGTTCCTTTGTCGCGAACGATTTCAGCACGGGCAACCAAGCGAGCGTCGTTGATGGTTAAACAACCACCTTCGCCGCAGACAATGTTCTTTGTTTCATGGAAGCTAAAAGCCGCCATGTGGCCCAAAGTTCCTAAAGCGCGACCTTTGTAAGATGCGAAGATGCCTTGAGCTGCATCTTCCACAACCCAGATGTTATGTTTGTTGGCGAGGGTCATGATGGCATCCATATCACAACCGACTCCAGCATAGTGCACGGGCATGATGACTTTCGTGCGGGGAGTGATCGCTTTTTCAATTTCTGCAGGATCAATATTCATTGTTAAAGGATCGATATCGACAAAAACAGGAACAGCACCATAAAGAGCCACCACGTTCGCCGTTGAAGTGAATGTGAAAGAAGGAAGAATCACTTCATCGCCCGGGCCGATATCTGCAAGCACCATCGCCATTTCAAGAGCCGATGTGCAAGAAGGAGTGATCACTGTCATTTTTGTCGGAAGATTTTTATTAAACCACTCGGAACATTTTTTATTAAAAGAACCTTCGCCGCTGAGTTTTTTGTTGGCGATGGCCTGAGAAATATATTTCTCTTCATTCGAGCTTTTTGGCGGAATATTAAATGGAATTTTCATGCCCCCTCATAGTAGTACAAGGCTTAAGAGGGGGCAATGGATTAAAAGCCGTCTGTCGTACCGACTTTACGAGGGCTTTCGTCGTCATCAAAAGGAATTACAGCCGCGGCGCCCTGTGGTTTTTTCGTCACGGGAGCAGGCTTTTTTGCTGCCTTGGGTGCTGTCTGTTTAGCAGTGATGGACACCACTTTCGGAGATGTTTTAGGAGGCGCCTCACGTTTTGGAGCCGATGCTTGTTCTCCTCCTAAGACAGCCTCATTAAGACTTTGAACCATCTTCTTCATTTGCAAAGCCTGAGCATTGATTTCCTCCGCCGACGCCGCCACTTCCTCTGAAGACGCCGCATTGGCCTGAGAGCCTTGATCTAATTGGTTCATGGCTTTGCTGATTTGCTGAATGCCTGTTGTTTGTTCAGAACTTGCTGCGGAAATTTCGTTGTTCAAATCCGCCACTTTTTTCACCGAATTAACGATGTTAGAGAGAACTTCGCCCGAACGATCGGCAATAGAAGACCCTTTTTCGACTTTTTCAACACTGTCTTTGATAAGACCATTGATGTCTTTTGCTGCTACTGCGGAGCGTTGAGCAAGAGCCCGAACCGCTTCGGCGACAACCGCAAAACCCTTCCCATGTTCGCCAGCTCGAGCGGCCTCCACGGAAGCGTTCAAAGCCAGCAAATTTGTTTGAAAGGCGATATCGTCAATCAC
This region of Bdellovibrio sp. BCCA genomic DNA includes:
- the feoB gene encoding ferrous iron transporter B, with product MRESEAELVIDSKAVALVGAPNSGKTTLYNWLTGSRFKTVNYPGATVEFSLGHLASHLGESYVQVMDTPGTYSLHPKSADEWVTLRAIYENPKIKQVDGIIVVVDGTQISRHLQLVMQLKETGFPMIVVVTMADLLRREGIEIDMDYLRKTLGCPVLQFDGLLAGGLKEIVAEAKKLTITKTPSRPVPWGFELQEKKLQECEQIAKEALTHKTDHAQDRLNKIVETTEKLDRVLLHPVLGFLFFILIMGGLFSCVFWLATPFMDLIDGWFTSLNEIVAGWGPGTLWADFLANGVVSSFSAFLVFIPQIFILFMGIGILESTGYLARAATLIDRPFSALGMSGRSFVPMLSGFACAVPAIIATRNIPSKKDRMITQFVIPLMSCSARLPVYALFIAFLFHGQSALKAGLALAALYLGSIVIGSFAAGVVSRFIPKTANDPSLFMMELPIYRRPKVRVLLRQSWTRTLSYVKRAGPVIFTFAVIVWAGTTFPHYQLEDAHQKLEQSYVGQLGKAIEPVMHPMGVDWRVGVGLISAFAAREVFVSSLALTFNITDTNEDTQQQALLTQMSTAVNSAGEKIFTVSSVIGLMIFFLIALQCMSTVGVQIRESGSWKFAVTQLIAFNVFAYVLVVLLVQGLRAIGVS
- a CDS encoding acetyl-CoA hydrolase/transferase family protein produces the protein MTQFVSAEEALKVVKSGHGVFIQTAAATPQRLVKALTARAPEVQGVKIYSIHTEGDCSYAAPELEESFDVHSFFNGGNLRHTRKNLNSIFVPMFLSEIPHLFYSGAVPLDVALVQVSPPDNHGMCSLGPSVDISISAVRTAKVVIAQVNPKVPRSFGDAQIEFSKIHYAVEVDEELYIAPRTETSDIEIRVGRNVASLIEDGATLQMGIGAIPDATLRALTGHKDLGVHTEMFSDGLVDLYKTGAISNRFKARMGGKIVSSFVLGSRKVYDFIDNNPMVVMMDAAYTNDSHIIRQNPKVVAINSAIEVDLTGQVCADSIGSRIYSGIGGQMDFMRGAALSPGGKPIIALPSKTSKGQSKIVPFLKEGAGVTTTRAHVHYVVTEHGIAHLYGKTLKERVEALIAIADPEFQEELLRCSQKVLGF
- a CDS encoding glycosyltransferase family 4 protein, whose protein sequence is MGEVRVLHCIQSLSWGGLELYTVELIQNLAKAGVNQRVFCSAHSRVAEELRHSDVELITFPEKKISKFKAALLIRKISREHKITHLHSHTRIDMWCCALSRWNSAVPKHVYNLYMNALPKKDLVHRWLFSKVDALCSSSEWVLSEARKNFPIAPEKLRLMRYGRKTEDYHTNPVQREELRAKMGFAQSDLVFGTLCRIDAGKGVRELVEALDYLSDEEIKKIHMVIVGDPTILGKNSEGQLTYETQSLELSEWINQKASEPRLKGHLHRVPFQKNFIPYIDILDVFILASYNETYSLSVLDSMLMEKPAIGTNAGGTTEQVGKNERGFLTEPRNAKSLSEALRFYIQNPDQVPQQGATARQWTLGQHSWNQTLTKTLALYKELEAR
- the rfbB gene encoding dTDP-glucose 4,6-dehydratase; the protein is MKQTVLLTGCAGFIGTNFVKTIACREDVKAKYDFVIVDALTYAGRLGNIQPELDAHSHLKFYQEDIRDAHKMHELFKKYQFSGVLNFAAESHVDRSIESPNIFVETNVLGTLNLLKESLSLFEKNSSFKYLQVSTDEVYGTLQMEDPAFTEDTPLAPNSPYSASKASADLMCRAFFETYKLPVVITRCSNNYGPYQVEEKFIPLMIKRAMANEPMPIYGTGMNIRDWIYVDDHNEGVWKAFTNGKAGEVYNLGGDSERQNLDVAKLILKQLGKPESLLNFVQDRKGHDFRYAINFGKSQKELGWTPKVKFEQEGLLRTIEHYKKLWAK
- the rfbA gene encoding glucose-1-phosphate thymidylyltransferase RfbA, which produces MKGIILAGGAGSRLYPMTRVMTKQLQSVYDKPMIYYPLSILMLGGIKDILLITTPDDQPLFQKLLGDGSQFGIKLSYKIQEKPNGLPEAFVLGEDFIGNDNVCLILGDNLFYGDLDFFRAAIKSQEAMQDDLHGRVFAYYVADPRAYGVVEFDKNSKKVKSIEEKPQNPKSNFAVPGLYLFDKTVAKRAKSLKPSPRGETEIVDLILSYHNEGKLGVEMMYRGLAWLDTGTPRSLLDAAAFIGAIEERQGLKVACLEEIAYRMKFITLAQLQKITNELPKCSYRSYLEKIISEEL
- the rffA gene encoding dTDP-4-amino-4,6-dideoxygalactose transaminase yields the protein MKIPFNIPPKSSNEEKYISQAIANKKLSGEGSFNKKCSEWFNKNLPTKMTVITPSCTSALEMAMVLADIGPGDEVILPSFTFTSTANVVALYGAVPVFVDIDPLTMNIDPAEIEKAITPRTKVIMPVHYAGVGCDMDAIMTLANKHNIWVVEDAAQGIFASYKGRALGTLGHMAAFSFHETKNIVCGEGGCLTINDARLVARAEIVRDKGTNRQQFLNGQVDKYTWQDKGSSYLLSELSAAFLLSQLEEGEAITAKRLAIWNQYHAGLADLEKQGHLQRMTVPADCKANAHIYYFLLNSAEVRAALWSYLKEAGIQSTTHYVPLHSAPAGVKYGRVSGSMKVTDDHANRLLRLPMFADLSSQDAALVLEKIHSFFKR